Proteins from a genomic interval of Erwinia sp. SLM-02:
- the ppsA gene encoding phosphoenolpyruvate synthase: protein MSNKGQLPLVLWYNELGMHDVDRVGGKNASLGEMITNLSSLGVSVPNGFATTSDAFNQFLDQSGVNQRIYELLDKTDIDDIDQLAKAGKQIRQWIIDTPFQPELEQAIHQAYDQLSADDAEASFAVRSSATAEDMPDASFAGQQETFLNVQGYDAVLVAVKHVFASLFNDRAISYRVHQGYDHRGVALSAGVQRMVRSDLASSGVMFTIDTESGFDQVVFITAALGLGEMVVQGAVNPDEFYVHKPTLAAGRPAIVRRNMGSKKIRMIYADSQEHGKQVAIEDVPEAERDRFSLTDKEVEALAVQAVLIEKHYQRPMDIEWAKDGHTGKLFIVQARPETVRSNGQVMERYNLQGKGKILVEGRAIGHRIGAGEVKVIHDISEMGRIEKGDVLVTDMTDPDWEPIMKKASAIVTNRGGRTCHAAIIARELGIPAVVGCGDATDHLKDGQKVTVSCAEGDTGYVYDGLLDFEVKSSQVDEMPSLPLKVMMNVGNPDRAFDFACLPNEGVGLARLEFIINRMIGVHPRALLEFDQQTPELQQEIRGMMKGFDDPVEFYIARLTEGIATLGAAFSPKRVIVRLSDFKTNEYANLVGGERYEPEEENPMLGFRGAGRYVADNFRDCFALECAAVKRVRNEMGLTNVEIMVPFVRTVAQAKAVVEELERQGLKRGENGLKIIMMCEIPSNALLAEQFLEYFDGFSIGSNDMTQLALGLDRDSGVVSELFDERNDAVKALLSMAIRAAKKTGKYVGICGQGPSDHEDFAAWLMEEGIDSLSLNPDTVVQTWLSLAEIKK, encoded by the coding sequence ATGTCCAATAAAGGCCAATTGCCGCTCGTGCTCTGGTATAACGAACTTGGCATGCACGATGTCGATCGGGTGGGAGGCAAAAATGCTTCTCTGGGTGAAATGATTACTAACCTGTCATCGCTGGGTGTGTCCGTGCCGAATGGCTTTGCGACCACCTCTGATGCTTTCAACCAGTTCCTTGATCAAAGCGGCGTTAACCAGCGTATCTATGAACTGCTGGATAAGACCGATATTGATGATATTGATCAGCTGGCGAAAGCGGGTAAGCAGATCCGTCAGTGGATTATTGACACGCCTTTCCAGCCCGAGCTGGAGCAGGCTATTCATCAGGCCTATGACCAGCTTTCCGCCGATGACGCTGAGGCCTCCTTTGCCGTGCGTTCTTCCGCTACCGCCGAAGACATGCCGGATGCCTCCTTTGCCGGCCAGCAGGAAACCTTCCTGAACGTGCAGGGCTATGATGCGGTGCTGGTGGCGGTGAAGCACGTCTTCGCCTCACTGTTCAACGACCGCGCAATCTCTTATCGCGTGCATCAGGGCTACGACCACCGCGGCGTAGCGCTGTCCGCCGGGGTTCAGCGCATGGTGCGTTCTGACCTCGCTTCTTCGGGCGTGATGTTCACTATCGATACCGAATCGGGCTTCGATCAGGTGGTGTTTATTACCGCCGCGCTGGGCCTGGGCGAGATGGTCGTACAGGGTGCGGTTAACCCGGATGAGTTCTACGTGCACAAGCCAACGCTGGCCGCAGGACGCCCGGCGATCGTTCGCCGTAATATGGGATCGAAAAAGATCCGTATGATTTATGCCGACTCGCAGGAGCACGGTAAACAGGTAGCGATTGAAGACGTGCCGGAAGCCGAGCGCGACCGCTTCAGTCTGACCGATAAAGAAGTTGAAGCGCTGGCGGTGCAGGCGGTGCTGATTGAAAAACACTACCAGCGGCCGATGGATATTGAATGGGCGAAAGACGGCCATACCGGCAAGCTGTTTATCGTGCAGGCCCGTCCTGAAACCGTCCGTTCTAACGGCCAGGTGATGGAGCGCTACAACCTGCAGGGTAAAGGCAAGATTCTGGTGGAAGGTCGCGCCATCGGCCACCGTATCGGTGCAGGTGAAGTGAAGGTGATCCACGATATCAGCGAGATGGGCCGCATTGAAAAAGGCGACGTGCTGGTGACGGACATGACCGACCCGGACTGGGAACCGATCATGAAAAAGGCCTCGGCGATTGTAACCAATCGCGGTGGACGTACCTGCCATGCGGCAATCATTGCCCGTGAGCTGGGTATTCCGGCGGTGGTGGGCTGCGGTGACGCGACCGACCATCTGAAGGACGGCCAGAAAGTGACCGTATCCTGTGCGGAAGGCGATACCGGCTACGTCTACGACGGCCTGCTCGACTTCGAGGTGAAAAGCTCGCAGGTTGACGAAATGCCGTCGCTGCCGCTGAAGGTGATGATGAACGTCGGCAACCCGGATCGCGCCTTCGACTTCGCCTGCCTGCCTAATGAAGGCGTGGGTCTGGCCCGTCTGGAGTTTATTATCAACCGCATGATTGGCGTTCACCCGCGTGCCCTGCTGGAATTCGATCAGCAGACGCCGGAACTGCAGCAGGAGATCCGCGGGATGATGAAAGGGTTTGACGATCCGGTGGAGTTTTACATCGCCCGTCTGACCGAAGGGATCGCCACGCTGGGCGCGGCATTTTCGCCTAAGCGTGTAATCGTTCGTCTGTCTGACTTTAAGACCAACGAGTATGCCAACCTGGTAGGCGGCGAGCGCTACGAGCCTGAAGAAGAGAACCCGATGCTGGGCTTCCGCGGAGCCGGTCGCTACGTTGCCGACAACTTCCGCGACTGCTTCGCGTTAGAGTGCGCAGCGGTGAAGCGGGTACGTAACGAGATGGGGCTGACCAACGTGGAGATCATGGTGCCGTTCGTCCGCACCGTGGCTCAGGCGAAGGCGGTGGTTGAAGAGCTGGAGCGTCAGGGGCTGAAGCGCGGCGAGAACGGGCTGAAGATCATCATGATGTGTGAGATCCCGTCCAACGCGCTGCTGGCGGAACAGTTCCTGGAATACTTCGATGGTTTCTCCATCGGTTCCAACGACATGACCCAGCTGGCGCTCGGCCTTGACCGCGATTCGGGCGTGGTGTCCGAGCTGTTCGACGAGCGTAATGATGCGGTGAAAGCGCTGCTGTCGATGGCAATTCGCGCGGCGAAGAAGACGGGCAAGTACGTCGGTATCTGTGGTCAGGGTCCATCGGACCATGAGGATTTTGCGGCCTGGCTGATGGAAGAGGGGATCGACAGTCTTTCCCTGAACCCGGATACCGTGGTGCAGACCTGGCTGTCGCTGGCTGAAATTAAGAAGTAG